One Mesorhizobium sp. L-2-11 genomic region harbors:
- a CDS encoding tyrosine-type recombinase/integrase gives MAIVRAKGFAIWQDRKPPYKWRCRHRKTGAMIDLAKFPLGSIAFFAECARIVELSGKVDEPKPGTLGQLIARYRASVFFTDLAARTRADYQRCFDYLQPIAGTMLDRFNPPLVVKIRDKAAAKHGRRFGNYVKTVLALTFAWGVERGYLKINPAMKIKGIRRPRGMADANRPWSDSERDAVAAALPAHMRVPIALMMYCGLDPQDALKIPPTAVSDGMIDARRGKTGVPMWFRLPAPVVAELAVAPKHDAITLCANSYGKPWTPSGFRASWRPIRQELERSGAVQPGLTLKGLRHTVATILAEMGYDERTIADMLGQKTIEMARHYSKRANKSRKMSAVVTDFDAEVVRRKGRAK, from the coding sequence ATGGCTATCGTGCGCGCCAAGGGCTTCGCAATCTGGCAGGACCGCAAGCCGCCTTATAAGTGGCGCTGCCGGCACCGCAAGACCGGTGCCATGATCGACCTGGCCAAGTTTCCGCTCGGCAGCATTGCGTTCTTTGCCGAGTGCGCGCGGATCGTGGAATTGTCCGGCAAGGTCGACGAGCCGAAACCTGGCACACTAGGCCAACTGATCGCGCGCTATCGCGCCAGCGTGTTTTTCACCGACCTGGCTGCACGCACGCGCGCCGACTATCAGCGCTGCTTTGACTATTTGCAGCCGATCGCCGGAACGATGCTTGATCGCTTCAACCCGCCTCTCGTGGTGAAGATCCGCGACAAGGCTGCGGCCAAGCATGGCCGCCGGTTTGGCAATTATGTCAAGACCGTGCTGGCACTCACATTCGCTTGGGGCGTCGAGCGCGGCTATCTAAAAATCAATCCGGCGATGAAGATCAAGGGCATCCGCCGGCCGCGCGGTATGGCCGACGCGAATCGGCCGTGGTCGGACAGCGAGCGCGATGCCGTTGCCGCCGCACTGCCGGCGCATATGCGCGTGCCGATCGCCCTGATGATGTATTGCGGCCTCGATCCGCAGGACGCGCTTAAGATCCCACCCACGGCTGTTTCTGACGGCATGATCGACGCCAGGCGGGGAAAGACCGGCGTTCCGATGTGGTTTCGCCTGCCAGCGCCCGTCGTGGCCGAGTTGGCGGTAGCGCCGAAGCATGACGCCATCACGCTTTGCGCCAACAGCTACGGCAAACCCTGGACGCCTTCAGGCTTCCGCGCGTCCTGGCGACCGATCCGGCAGGAGCTCGAGCGCTCTGGCGCCGTGCAGCCGGGGCTGACGTTGAAAGGTCTCCGCCATACCGTCGCGACCATCCTCGCTGAAATGGGATACGACGAGCGCACGATCGCCGACATGCTCGGCCAGAAGACAATCGAGATGGCGCGGCATTACTCTAAGCGCGCCAACAAGAGCCGGAAAATGTCAGCCGTGGTCACTGATTTCGACGCTGAGGTGGTCAGGCGCAAGGGGAGGGCGAAGTGA
- a CDS encoding Arc family DNA-binding protein produces the protein MAQQKQPSDLLEKFVVRMPDGMRNRIAEVARENMRTMNGQINFMLQKALDARGDEHDNRNT, from the coding sequence ATGGCACAGCAGAAACAGCCCTCGGATTTGCTGGAGAAGTTCGTTGTTCGCATGCCCGACGGCATGCGAAACCGTATCGCGGAAGTCGCGCGCGAGAACATGCGAACAATGAACGGTCAGATCAATTTCATGCTGCAGAAGGCGCTCGACGCTCGAGGCGACGAACATGACAATCGCAACACTTAA
- a CDS encoding Arc family DNA-binding protein, translating into MGKSFQAATIIAERYHCQQSGHVFLLAERHQTKYARKMAPKISPSDLVDKFVLRMPDGMRERIAIEAHRNKRSMNAEIIEVLDREFPAAPSLEEIFEQVDFLIDMYKKDADDLVRRDMLSMLSVIKIKFDELRKNRSDKPLDSSE; encoded by the coding sequence GTGGGCAAATCATTCCAAGCCGCAACTATCATAGCGGAGCGCTATCACTGTCAACAATCAGGCCATGTTTTTTTACTAGCGGAGCGCCACCAGACGAAATATGCTCGAAAAATGGCACCAAAAATCTCCCCTTCCGATCTCGTCGACAAATTCGTGTTGCGCATGCCAGACGGCATGCGAGAGCGCATTGCCATCGAAGCTCACCGAAACAAGCGTTCGATGAATGCCGAGATCATAGAGGTTCTGGACCGCGAATTTCCTGCGGCGCCTTCGCTTGAAGAAATTTTCGAACAAGTCGACTTTCTCATCGACATGTACAAAAAAGATGCTGATGACCTGGTCCGACGCGACATGCTGTCGATGCTCTCGGTCATAAAGATAAAGTTCGATGAGCTGCGCAAAAACAGGTCCGACAAACCGCTAGACTCTAGCGAGTGA
- a CDS encoding helix-turn-helix domain-containing protein has protein sequence MKLTISPAQCRAARALIAWSQDQLAEAAHVATATIATFETGKRVPYPRTVDDIREALEAAGIVFIDENGEGPGVRLRKSAMTNLPQ, from the coding sequence ATGAAATTGACAATCTCTCCCGCTCAATGCAGGGCAGCACGAGCGCTGATCGCCTGGTCTCAGGATCAACTGGCCGAAGCGGCACATGTTGCAACTGCGACGATCGCCACGTTTGAGACCGGCAAACGCGTTCCATATCCCAGGACAGTAGATGACATTCGAGAGGCGTTAGAAGCCGCCGGGATCGTGTTCATCGACGAGAATGGCGAAGGCCCGGGTGTGAGATTGAGGAAAAGCGCAATGACCAACTTGCCGCAATAG
- a CDS encoding YegP family protein: protein MADRPFPSFWLYKDARGEWRWTFHATNREPIAVSSEGYVRKADCRHGIDLIAVGTNWPVWSPIDQVNMP, encoded by the coding sequence ATGGCGGACCGTCCGTTTCCATCGTTTTGGCTCTACAAGGATGCGCGTGGTGAGTGGCGTTGGACGTTTCACGCCACCAACCGCGAACCGATTGCTGTATCCAGCGAGGGTTATGTCCGCAAGGCAGACTGTAGGCATGGCATCGATCTGATAGCGGTCGGCACCAACTGGCCGGTCTGGTCGCCCATCGACCAGGTCAACATGCCCTAA